The Macaca fascicularis isolate 582-1 chromosome 1, T2T-MFA8v1.1 genome includes a window with the following:
- the L1TD1 gene encoding LINE-1 type transposase domain-containing protein 1 codes for MSDVSSSVQSKFARLAKKQENITYMKRKQLTETEKDIAPVLDVNCKDVSAIVMNKFKVLMEIQDLKFEEMRETLKSDLKAILGGKTTIPEVKNSENSSSRTEFQQIINLALQKTGMVGKTEGENSKVGDDIENLTFKVKEVNELSRKLDNADEYNRKEGKKLPQNESQSYEVLGSMEETLCNVDDRHGNHNVHLDITEGERRKDGEDEFVKDMGEEKKFQKFKNKEDILKASREEKVLMDEGAVLTLAANLSSATLNISKQWSDVFNILREHDFEPKFLCKVKLAFKCDGEIKTFSDLQSLRKFANQKSSMKELLKDVLPQKEEISGGGRRYGTQEKRGKTLIDSKHRAGEMTSDGLSFLFLKEVKVAKPEEMNNLETQEEEFSELEELDEEASGMEDDREDTSELEEEEEASRMEEEEASGMEEEEEEASGLEEEEEEEASGLEEEEASEEEEEEQTSEQDSTFQGHTLVDAKHEVEIISDGMETIFIDSIEDSEPEEEEEGKDSEIGKVKTTSLPEKKEASCRQKEIPFSYLVGDSGKKKLVKHQVVHKTQEQQEAAVPTSQGTGTPCLTLCSASPSESLEIGYDEHKKHSHTNLSISTGVTKLKKTEEKKHRTLHTEELTSKEADLTQETEENLRSSVINSIREIKEEIGNLKSSHPSVLEIKNSVDDLSSRMDILEERIDSLEDQIEEFSKDTVQMTKQMINKERQREIEDRSRSCNIRLIGIPEKENNENGAEDIIKEIIDENFAELKKGSSLEIVSACRVPSKIDEKRLTPRHILVKFWNSNDKEKIIRASKERREITYQGTRIRLTADLSLDTLDARSKWSNVFKVLLAKGFNPRILYPAKMAFDFRGKTKVFLDVEEFRDYVSHMPTLRELLEDNVL; via the exons ATGTCTGATGTATCTAGTAGTGTACAGTCAAAATTTGCTAGActtgcaaagaaacaggaaaatatcaccTATATGAAAAGAAAGCAGTTAACAGAAACTGAAAAGGACATAGCTCCAGTATTAGATGTAAACTGCAAGGACGTATCAGCAATTGTTATGAATAAGTTTAAGGTCTTAATGGAAATTCAAGACCTGAAGTTTGAGGAGATGAGAGAAACTCTTAAAAGTGACCTAAAGGCAATTTTAGGAGGAAAAACTACAATACCTGAGGTAAAGAATTCAGAGAACTCCAGTAGTAGGACAGAGTTTCAACAAATAATCAATTTAGCATTACAAAAAACAGGGATGGTAGGGAAAACGGAAGGAGAAAACTCTAAAGTAGGTGATGATATTGAGAATTTAACCTTTAAAGTCAAAGAAGTAAATGAGCTGAGCAGGAAATTAGACAACGCTGATGAATACAATAGGAAGGAAGGTAAGAAATTACCCCAGAATGAATCACAAAGTTACGAAGTCCTTGGAAGTATGGAAGAAACCTTATGCAATGTAGATGACAGACATGGAAATCACAATGTCCATTTAGACAttacagaaggagagagaaggaaggatgggGAGGATGAATTTGTCAAAGAcatgggagaggaaaaaaaatttcagaaattcaaGAATAAAGAGGACATTTTAAAAGCCTCCAGAGAAGAAAAAGTGTTGATGGATGAAGGAGCAGTACTTACCCTGGCTGCCAACCTTTCATCAGCAACGCTGAATATTAGTAAGCAATGGAGTGATGTCTTCAACATTCTGAGAGAACATGATTTTGAACCTAAATTTCTGTGCAAAGTTAAATTGGCATTTAAATGTGatggtgaaataaagacattttcagatctGCAAAGCCTTAGAAAATTTGCCAACCAAAAATCTTCTATGAAAGAATTATTGAAAGATGTACTCccacaaaaggaagaaataagtggaggaggaagaagatatGGAACTCAAGAAAAAAGG GGTAAAACCCTAATAGACTCAAAGCATAGAGCTGGAGAAATGACCAGTGATGGATTGAGCTTTCTATTTCTTAAAGAAGTGAAAGTTGCTAAGCCAGAGGAGATGAACAACTTAGAGACTCAAGAGGAAGAGTTTTCTGAGCTAGAGGAGCTGGATGAAGAGGCCTCAGGGATGGAGGATGATAGAGAAGATACCTCAGagctggaggaagaggaagaggcctcaaggatggaggaggaagaggcctcagggatggaagaggaggaggaagaggcctcagggctggaggaggaagaagaagaagaggcctcagggctggaggaggaagaagcctcagaggaggaggaggaggaacagacTTCAGAACAGGACTCAACCTTTCAGGGTCATACTTTGGTAGATGCAAAGCATGAAGTTGAGATAATCAGTGATGGCATGGAAACTATTTTCATTGACTCCATAGAGGATTCTGaaccagaggaggaagaggaaggaaaggactCTGAAATAGGAAAGGTAAAGACTACCTCCCTGCCTGAGAAAAAAGAAGCCTCATGTAGACAAAAAGAAATTCCCTTTAGTTATTTGGTTGGGGACTCTGGGAAGAAAAAGTTGGTGAAACACCAGGTGGTACACAAAACCCAGGAGCAACAGGAAGCAGCTGTGCCCACGAGTCAAGGAACTGGCACACCCTGTCTGACCTTATGTTCGGCCTCTCCCTCAGAGTCACTAGAGATAGGTTATGATGAGCATAAAAAGCATTCACATACAAATTTGAGTATTTCAACAGGAGTCACCAAacttaagaaaacagaagaaaagaaacacagaacTCTGCACACAGAAGAACTAACATCTAAAGAAGCAGACTTAAcacaggaaacagaagaaaacttgAGAAGTAGTGTGATTAATAGCATCAGAGAGATAAAAGAGGAGATTGGAAATCTGAAAAGTTCCCATCCAAGtgtcttggaaattaaaaattcagtagaTGATCTAAGTAGCAGAATGGACATACTTGAAGAAAGAATAGATAGTCTAGAAGATCAAATTGAAGAATTCTCTAAGGATACAGTGCAAATGACCAAACAGATGATTAATaaagaaaggcaaagagagaTAGAGGATAGATCCAGAAGTTGCAATATTCGTTTGATAGGAAttccagaaaaagagaataatgagAATGGGGCAGAGGACATAATTAAGGAAATAATTGATGAAAACTTTGCAGAACTAAAGAAAGGTTCAAGTCTTGAGATTGTCAGTGCTTGCCGAGTGCCTAGTAAGATTGATGAAAAGAGACTGACTCCTAGACACATCTTGGTAAAATTTTGGAATTctaatgataaagagaaaataataagggcttctaaagagagaagagaaataaccTACCAAGGAACAAGAATCAGGTTGACGGCAGACCTATCACTGGACACACTGGATGCTAGAAGTAAATGGAGCAATGTCTTTAAAGTTCTGCTGGCAAAAGGCTTTAATCCTAGAATCCTATATCCAGCCAAAATGGCATTTGATTTTAGGGGTAAAACAAAGGTATTTCTTGATGTTGAAGAGTTTAGAGATTATGTTTCGCATATGCCCACCTTGAGAGAACTACTGGAAGATAATGTGCTTTAG